One Scophthalmus maximus strain ysfricsl-2021 chromosome 1, ASM2237912v1, whole genome shotgun sequence genomic region harbors:
- the LOC124850818 gene encoding carcinoembryonic antigen-related cell adhesion molecule 5-like isoform X1: MGTSVILLIILGAISAVTHGAGVIPDILTAAVGGTVMFTTTVTQPEQPFMVVTWSFTDIHGTNINIITSTSVNTTGSAYTGRVTLFRSTGSLELSNLAISDSGEYRVTLIPLGGSQQKGSCKLLLQVPVSNVTVTQAGSTDLVEFSSSIRLSCSSFGSSLSFLWLNGSSEVTAGDRVQLTAGNANLTIVNVTRYDRGPFRCRAFNPVSNGTSDPLNLSISYGPENISLTLHPSQEYYVEGSNISLSCSAVSRPAALFYWFLNGDKLTDTGPELRLMNIQERQSGNYSCQAFNNKTLRSQTAQLSTVTVMVPVSNIEVNASATDMLEFSSSVSLSCSSSGSSLSFLWLNGSSEVTAGNRVQLTDGNSTVTIYNVTRYDQGPFRCHVFSPVSNGTSDPLNLVIILGPENINLTMSPSQEYYDEGSDVSLTCSAISRPAAHVLWFLNGDELPGTGPELRLTDIRTSQSGNYSCRAFNNITMRNQTSQPAVLTVLKSHVSNVVVTPNTTDLVEFSGSVRLSCFASGSSLSFLWLNGSSEVTAGDRVQLTDGGAALTIIHVARYDQGPYRCRVFNKFSNYTSDPVELSISYGPENISLTLHPSQEYYVEGSNISLSCSAVSRPAALFYWFLNGDQLPHTGPELRLMNIEQSHSGKYKCQAFNNKTLRYEISHMSVVTVLVPVSNVTVTQSSSTGLLEFSSSVSLSCSSSGSSLLFLWLNGSSEVTASDRVQLTDENSNLTIVNVTRYDQGPFRCNVSNGVNNGISKSMNLVIQYGPDNVTIIGPKSVHAGDFTMLYCSTASVPPAKFTWLFKGEPTDGHETVYLIQSSQNSDSGTYTCTAANTVTGRSQTVHHELTVSGFSDCNCSAVAARASALAAGCVLVIAAVIAIIACTLVRRKRVNSDYPPHHKEKMSVKKNHSELYKITGTMKGHQVLSFKEENKGEGSHRTSTSF; encoded by the exons atgggAACATCTGTGATACTGCTGATCATCCTGGGAGCCATCTCAG ctgtaaCCCACGGAGCTGGTGTGATACCAGACATTCTTACTGCAGCTGTTGGAGGGACGGTGATGTTCACCACAACGGTGACCCAACCAGAACAACCGTTCATGGTGGTCACCTGGAGTTTTACAGATATCCATGGtactaatattaatataataaccTCAACTAGTGTTAACACAACTGGATCAGCATACACAGGCAGGGTTACCCTCTTCAGATCTACTGGATCTCTGGAGCTCAGTAATCTGGCCATCAGCGACAGCGGCGAATACAGAGTCACCCTCATACCGCTTGGTGGATCGCAGCAGAAGGGAAGCTGCAAACTGTTGTTGCAGG TGCCAGTGTCCaatgtgacagtgacacaggCCGGCAGCACAGACCTGGTGGAGTTCAGCAGCTCCATCCGtctgtcctgctcctcctttgGATCCTCCCTCTCATTCCTCTGGCTGAACGGCAGCTCAGAGGTCACGGCCGGAGACAGAGTCCAGCTCACCGCTGGAAACGCCAATCTCACTATAGTCAATGTGACCCGCTACGACCGGGGACCGTTCAGGTGTCGTGCGTTCAATCCTGTCAGCAATGGCACCAGTGATCCACTGAACCTCTCCATAAGCT ATGGCCCAGAAAATATCAGCTTAACACTTCATCCGTCACAAGAATACTACGTTGAAGGGTCAAACATCAGCCTGTCCTGCTCAGCAGTCTCCAGACCTGCAGCCCTGTTTTACTGGTTTCTGAACGGAGACAAGCTGACTGATACTGGACCAGAGCTCAGACTGATGAACATCCAGGAGAGGCAAAGTGGAAACTACAGCTGTCAGGCCTTCAACAACAAAACTCTGCGATCGCAAACAGCTCAGCTCTCAACTGTAACCGTAATGG TGCCAGTTTCAAACATAGAGGTAAATGCCAGTGCAACAGACATGTTGGAGTTCAGCAGCTCCGTCAGtctgtcctgctcctcctccggaTCCTCCCTCTCGTTCCTGTGGCTGAACGGCAGCTCTGAGGTCACAGCCGGCAACAGAGTCCAGCTCACTGATGGAAACTCTACCGTCACAATATATAATGTGACCCGTTACGACCAGGGACCGTTCAGGTGTCATGTGTTTAGTCCTGTCAGCAACGGCACCAGCGATCCACTGAACCTCGTCATCATCT TGGGCccagaaaatattaatctgACCATGTCTCCATCACAAGAATACTATGACGAAGGGTCAGACGTCAGCCTGACGTGCTCAGCCATCTCCAGACCTGCCGCTCATGTCCTGTGGTTTCTGAATGGAGACGAGCTGCCTGGTACTGGACCAGAGCTCAGACTGACCGACATCCGCACGAGTCAGAGCGGGAACTACAGCTGTCGGGCCTTTAACAACATCACTATGAGAAATCAAACATCCCAGCCTGCAGTTTTAACTGTACTGAAAT CTCACGTCTCCAATGTGGTGGTGACTCCCAACACTACGGACTTGGTGGAGTTCAGCGGctccgtccgtctgtcctgcTTCGCCTCTGGATCCTCCCTCTCGTTCCTCTGGCTGAACGGCAGCTCCGAGGTCACGGCCGGCGACAGAGTCCAGCTCACGGATGGCGGTGCCGCTCTTACCATAATTCATGTGGCCCGCTATGACCAGGGGCCATATAGGTGTCGTGTATTCAATAAATTCAGTAATTACACCAGTGATCCAGTGGAGCTCTCAATCAGCT ATGGCCCAGAAAATATCAGCTTAACACTTCATCCGTCACAAGAATACTACGTGGAAGGGTCAAACATCAGCCTGTCCTGCTCAGCAGTCTCCAGACCTGCAGCCCTGTTTTACTGGTTTCTGAACGGAGACCAGCTGCCACATACTGGACCAGAGCTCAGACTGATGAACATTGAGCAGAGTCACAGTGGTAAATACAAATGTCAGGCCTTCAACAACAAAACTCTGAGATATGAAATATCCCACATGTCGGTGGTGACTGTACTCG TGCCAGTGTCCAATGTGACAgtaacacagagcagcagcacaggcttGTTGGAGTTCAGCAGCTCCGTCAGtctgtcctgctcctcctccggatcctccctcctcttcctctggctgAACGGTAGCTCAGAGGTCACAGCCAGCGACAGAGTCCAGCTCACGGATGAAAACTCCAATCTGACTATAGTCAACGTGACACGCTACGACCAGGGACCATTCAGGTGCAACGTGTCGAATGGCGTCAATAATGGAATCAGCAAGTCAATGAACCTGGTCATCCAAT ATGGACCTGACAACGTGACCATCATAGGACCCAAATCTGTACATGCCGGAGATTTTACAATGCTCTACTGCTCCACTGCGTCGGTTCCACCTGCAAAGTTCACCTGGCTGTTTAAAGGAGAGCCAACCGATGGTCACGAGACCGTGTACCTCATACAATCGAGCCAAAACTCTGACAGTGGGACGTACACATGCACTGCTGCAAATACTGTCACAGGACGGAGTCAAACGGTGCATCATGAGTTAACCGTCTCAG gtttctcagACTGTAACTGCTCAGCTGTTGCTGCACGAGCGTCCGCCTTGGCAGCCGGATGTGTTCTCGTTATTGCAGCGGTGATTGCAATAATTGCGTGCACTCTGGTAAGGAGGAAAAG agTCAACAGCGACTACCCACCACATCACAAAG AAAAAATGAGTGTAAAAAAGAACCATTCGGAATTGTACAAGATCACAGGGACAATGAAAGGACATCAGGTATTGTCCTTCAAGG aagaaaacaaaggtgAAGGCTCACACAGGACTTCAACAAGTTTCTAG